The proteins below come from a single Triticum aestivum cultivar Chinese Spring chromosome 5D, IWGSC CS RefSeq v2.1, whole genome shotgun sequence genomic window:
- the LOC123122646 gene encoding uncharacterized protein isoform X1, giving the protein MANTRSGGANNEGAGGTSARKGSAATNAKDPMSATTSTSSASGRESRSLSTRETSDEQKPNLRRSKRETKGKNPILTTSSASTPVSQKSIRGRSNPSTPGTPKTSARKLKGSTRKASTPRTSDRVKKSTVSASTDSNDSNGVSSPVATPDKTVKGEIDEHNSTKNDASESGTMPLKKQKRLTAQSYTNPFKTSSEEYEKSPAYEGNASKVHAEDNGCVLRYEESGAHEEDNQAHLSQVANKFLEGYTSGLCEVPKVILETDGLKSDVEKSEEDKQAYLSQRVDKFWEGYTSGQCEAPEVILETDGLKTDVEKSAPISEDLVTLSSPVQAHMTADLCSSNPAMDATDPTDDCSELALNVAMGQKADSSKFVEYWVPARLSRVQLEVYCYTLLSNSPALRSHSKTDSVGALRNILVSLRKCCDHPYLVDKTLHLLLTKGHPVTDILDIGVSASGKLLLLDKMLQEIWKKGQRVLILSQSCGEAGNPMGDILDDFVHQRFGFESYERVERDLNVRKKQGAMSMFNDTTKGRFIFLIDSRACVPSIKLLSVDVIIIYCSDWNPTNDLRVLQKISIESQSECVPIFRLYSSCTVEEKALILAKHDHILDSTVQNIRPILSHSLLSWGASFLFSRLEGLKNYACLHKDSDAEKLFMDKVLLDLKKLSTKDDPSTKMSNAAISQAHLSGPFYSRDSLVVGEREGISAPDSDLPKFWVDLLDQKSPRWQYITEQAQRSRRKIQNMEDGKIPADEADEASTKRRKIAGILDSSANVLAGEDKDSILRETNTTSSSHRKIAGILDSSANVLAGEDKDSILPGTNTASSSHQTSVDDTWQEQGVENLQDTQKSLHIQLKPELSKLYELFELPGSVKCLCEELLEYTLKNHQVSQVPKDILHAFNIALCWRAASLSRHKVDHRESLALAVEHLKYECSETLAEKVYKKLRILKKEFSHRVGRISKSNQSISVKNISPYQQETSTKYGSDKSIPKQAASVGGNESHQEDSHDLVIEPIVPGAKEVLYVPEIHEKQHLSKDALLNRITEKRIKLVDMVFSLREKNIHDKQTNEVAMFDMHRHKGVDKLREACRIVVEHLRRSQADPEDRGGQTKLIVEWFTMLLYAFLKHMRYQREKLDLQQSMVWTKELQLKENFLHEAKFGQLDLTFDEHIYLPDSGFAIEEFSHFSSCVDTATLANCQQSLHETSAMEVTLVRSVIPSDVINAEAARNGSAEVLIHNEGMPASDGIGLTENRTSNSFDCIDSQGGASLSVQHQVNSSPAIDNSINQESSSGDRRRTQHVEQQSGVASQPLPGETDQHLGDAEMEVNTSNGDNTQADPPCLEPETLAPVPSQASLQMSKEVEAEANLVLQSAQPIAAPAQLLQREAEQVDRSGMIPAQTLQPEMEPSASREAYTQADLIIQSAQPSMVPTELSQRNVEQASLYHVPSSQCLPSGMHPWVPLSSILLERTHSDQCQPSHQPEAALGSSAKMVASMVFNHPPVGDEPLKNELHRLRSYIDSLNKTNELKKSQLRTECSQEIDKVKQKYDLLLQEQDSTHLQQTKTIDNLCEKVLLNQSIADYFRAKFISSSGAQARAHSPPNHQTPQASQQVSPWPSAVASTASPAASSSAGRPPVLTHHIQPLQVDRPSPSSPAGPLPHVQPLKVDRPSPSSPAGPLQHVQPLKVDRPSPTSSPSSQVVRPRPSILNNIVRSPSTTFSLAPVLPRGSFGVQSELARARAPAPHLRRRLPPQVHSMASANQQQLPTKLESMSAWTRATPVTPVNIRQSCPQAVPPGNPSLSSLHPSLYPTLAALLGPSSSQQIQQVPLLPSSSQPTRLSSPVPSTPNPVLPLTSPRGLTMTSSVTSAASNVLPSRGVGPSASGTTQSDSDSARWMNG; this is encoded by the exons ATGGCCAATACCCGGTCAGGAGGGGCGAACAATGAGGGAGCAGGGGGCACCAGTGCAAGGAAAGGCAGCGCCGCCACCAATGCAAAAGACCCCATGTCTGCAACGACCTCCACCTCGTCTGCCAGTGGAAGGGAGTCTAGAAGcttgtccacacgtgaaacaagCGATGAGCAGAAGCCAAACCTCAGGAGGTCGAAGCGAGAAACAAAAGGAAAGAATCCCATTTTGACCACCAGTTCTGCCTCTACACCTGTTTCGCAGAAATCTATTAGGGGCAGGAGCAACCCCAGCACACCTGGTACCCCGAAAACGTCAGCAAGGAAGCTAAAAGGGTCGACGAGGAAAGCTAGTACCCCAAGAACGTCCGACAGAGTAAAGAAAAGTACTGTTTCAGCTTCTACTGATTCAAATGATTCAAATGGAGTTTCTAGTCCAGTGGCTACTCCCGACAAAACCGTAAAAGGAGAAATTGATGAACATAACTCAACAAAGAATGATGCTTCCGAGAGTGGTACTATGCCATTGAAGAAGCAGAAAAGGCTAACCGCACAGAGCTATACAAATCCCTTCAAGACATCTTCTGAAGAATATGAAAAATCCCCTG CCTATGAGGGAAATGCTTCCAAGGTGCACGCAGAAGACAATGGCTGTGTTTTGAGGTATGAAGAAAGTGGCGCACATGAAGAAGATAACCAGGCACATTTAAGTCAAGTCGCCAATAAATTTTTGGAAGGCTATACTTCTGGCCTGTGTGAAGTTCCCAAGGTGATATTGGAGACAGATGGGTTGAAATCTGATGTTGAAAAATCTGAAGAAGATAAGCAGGCATATTTAAGTCAACGCGTCGATAAATTTTGGGAAGGCTATACTTCTGGCCAGTGTGAAGCTCCCGAGGTGATATTGGAGACAGATGGGTTGAAAACTGATGTTGAAAAATCTGCTCCCATTTCAGAG GACTTGGTTACATTATCAAGTCCTGTACAGGCACATATGACTGCTGATCTGTGCTCAAGCAATCCTGCAATGGATGCTACAGACCCAACTGATGACTGTTCAGAGCTAGCACTTAATGTTGCAATGGGCCAGAAAGCGGATTCATCAAAATTTGTGGAGTATTGGGTTCCTGCTCGCCTTTCACGAGTGCAACTAGAAGTCTACTGTTATACCTTACTTTCAAACTCACCAGCGCTTCGATCACATTCAAAAACTGACAGTGTTGGTGCTCTTCGCAACATTCTTGTATCCCTCCGGAAG TGCTGTGACCACCCTTATCTAGTAGATAAAACGTTGCATTTATTACTTACCAAGGGACACCCAGTAACTGATATCCTAGATATTGGAGTGAGTGCAAGTGGCAAGCTACTGCTTCTTGACAAAATGCTCCAAGAAATCTGGAAAAAAGGGCAGAGAGTTCTTATCCTTTCCCAG TCTTGTGGTGAGGCTGGCAATCCAATGGGTGACATTTTAGATGACTTTGTCCATCAAAGATTCGGGTTTGAGTCATATGAACGCGTGGAGCGTGATCTCAATGTACGAAAGAAACAGGGTGCAATGAGTATGTTCAATGACACGACTAAGGGCCGGTTTATTTTCTTGATTGATAGTCGTGCGTGTGTCCCAAGCATTAAACTATTATCAGTTGATGTCATCATCATATATTGTAGTGATTGGAATCCCACAAATGACTTGAGAGTCCTCCAGAAGATCAGCATAGAGTCACAATCCGAGTGTGTGCCCATTTTTCGTTTGTATTCGTCTTGTACAGTGGAGGAAAAGGCTCTTATACTTGCAAAGCATGATCATATTCTTGACAGCACTGTCCAGAATATAAGGCCTATCCTGAGCCATTCTCTGCTTAGCTGGGGTGCATCATTTCTCTTCAGTAGACTCGAAGGGCTAAAAAATTATGCATGTTTACACAAGGATTCTGATGCTGAGAAACTGTTCATGGATAAAGTACTTTTGGACTTAAAGAAGTTATCCACGAAAGATGATCCCAGCACTAAGATGAGCAATGCTGCCATATCACAAGCTCATCTGAGTGGACCTTTTTATTCTAGAGATAGTCTTGTAGTAGGTGAGAGGGAGGGGATCTCTGCACCTGATAGTGATCTGCCAAAGTTCTGGGTAGATTTGCTAGATCAGAAGTCTCCTCGTTGGCAGTATATAACTGAGCAGGCACAAAGAAGCCGTAGAAAGATACAAAACATGGAAGATGGGAAAATTCCTGCCGATGAGGCTGATGAAGCCAGTACCAAACGTAGAAAAATTGCTGGAATCTTGGATTCATCTGCAAATGTTTTAGCTGGTGAAGACAAGGACTCAATATTGCGTGAAACTAATACGACATCTAGTTCTCACCGAAAAATTGCTGGAATCTTGGATTCATCTGCAAATGTTTTAGCTGGCGAAGACAAGGACTCAATATTGCCTGGAACTAATACAGCATCTAGTTCTCATCAAACATCAGTTGACGACACATGGCAGGAACAAG GGGTGGAAAATCTTCAGGACACACAAAAAAGTCTTCACATCCAATTGAAGCCAGAGCTCTCAAAGTTATATGAATTATTTGAACTACCG GGGAGTGTTAAATGTTTATGTGAGGAACTTCTTGAGTATACTTTGAAGAATCACCAAGTCAGTCAGGTGCCGAAGGACATACTGCATGCATTCAACATTGCACTG TGCTGGCGTGCTGCTTCTCTCTCAAGGCATAAGGTTGATCATAGAGAATCACTGGCCCTTGCTGTAGAACACTTGAAGTATGAGTGCAGTGAAACTCTTGCTGAGAAGGTTTATAAGAAGCTAAGGATCCTAAAGAAGGAGTTCTCACATAGAGTAGGCAGAATAAGCAAGAGTAATCAATCAATTTCAGTAAAGAACATATCACCATACCAGCAGGAGACCTCAACTAAATATGGAAGTGACAAATCAATCCCTAAGCAGGCAGCATCTGTTGGTGGGAACGAATCACATCAAGAGGATTCACATGACTTAGTGATTGAGCCTATCGTACCAGGAGCGAAGGAAGTGCTATATGTTCCAGAGATTCATGAAAAACAACATTTATCAAAGGATGCACTTCTTAATAGAATCACAGAGAAAAGAATTAAATTAGTTGACATGGTTTTCTCCTTGAGAGAAAAGAATATCCATGATAAACAAACAAATGAGGTCGCAATGTTTGACATGCACAGGCACAAGGGAGTGGACAAACTGAGAGAAGCATGCAGAATAGTTGTGGAACATCTTCGTAGGTCTCAAGCTGATCCAGAGGACAGAGGTGGTCAAACAAAGCTAATAGTTGAATGGTTCACTATGCTATTATATGCGTTTCTGAAGCACATGAGGTACCAGCGTGAGAAGCTTGACTTGCAGCAATCAATGGTGTGGACTAAGGAGTTACAGTTGAAGGAAAATTTCCTTCACGAAGCAAAATTTGGCCAATTAGATCTTACTTTTGATGAACATATTTATTTACCAGATTCAGGCTTTGCTATTGAGGAGTTCAGCCACTTTAGCTCCTGTGTTGATACAGCAACTTTGGCAAACTGTCAGCAGTCTTTGCATGAAACCTCAGCGATGGAAGTTACATTGGTTCGTAGTGTGATTCCATCTGATGTTATCAATGCAGAAGCAGCAAGAAATGGTTCTGCTGAAGTTCTTATCCACAATGAGGGAATGCCAGCATCAGACGGTATTGGTTTGACAGAGAACAGGACCAGCAATAGTTTTGATTGCATCGACTCGCAAGGAGGGGCATCTCTGTCTGTTCAACACCAAGTAAATTCTAGTCCTGCAATTGATAATTCTATTAATCAG GAATCTTCAAGTGGTGACCGTAGAAGGACTCAACATGTTGAGCAACAGAGTGGTGTGGCTTCGCAACCATTACCCGGAGAGACTGACCAACATTTAGGAGATGCTGAAATGGAAGTTAACACCAGCAATGGGGACAATACTCAGGCAGATCCACCTTGCCTAGAACCAGAGACTCTGGCTCCTGTGCCCAGCCAGGCTTCCTTGCAAATGTCCAAGGAAGTTGAAGCTGAGGCCAATCTTGTACTGCAGTCAGCCCAACCAATTGCAGCTCCAGCACAACTTCTGCAAAGAGAGGCAGAACAAGTAGACCGTTCTGGTATGATACCAGCTCAGACTTTGCAACCTGAAATGGAACCATCAGCATCCAGGGAAGCTTATACGCAGGCAGATCTGATAATTCAGTCTGCACAACCAAGTATGGTGCCAACTGAGCTCTCACAGAGAAATGTAGAACAAGCAAGCCTTTATCATGTACCATCATCTCAGTGTTTGCCATCTGGAATGCACCCATGGGTTCCACTATCCAGTATTCTGCTTGAAAGAACACACTCTGATCAGTGTCAACCAAGTCATCAACCCGAGGCTGCACTTGGTTCTTCAGCAAAAATGGTGGCATCAATGGTGTTTAATCATCCACCTGTTGGTGATGAACCACTGAAAAATGAGTTGCACAGATTACGGTCATACATTGACTCGCTTAATAAAACCAACGAACTAAAG AAATCACAACTTAGGACTGAGTGTAGCCAAGAAATAGACAAGGTCAAACAAAAGTATGATTTGTTACTTCAAGAACAGGATTCCACTCATCTTCAGCAAACAAAGACAATTGATAATTTATGTGAGAAAGTTCTCCTCAACCAGTCAATAGCTGACTATTTTCGGGCTAAATTCATATCTTCTTCTGGTGCACAAG CTAGAGCCCACAGCCCTCCAAATCACCAGACACCCCAGGCCTCTCAGCAAGTTTCCCCGTGGCCTTCAGCGGTGGCATCGACTGCATCACCAGCTGCGTCGTCGTCAGCTGGTCGACCACCAGTGTTGACACATCATATCCAACCATTACAGGTCGATcgaccatcaccatcatcaccagctggTCCACTACCACATGTCCAACCATTAAAGGTCGATcgaccatcaccatcatcaccagctggTCCACTACAACATGTCCAACCATTAAAGGTCGATcgaccatcaccaacatcatcgcCATCTTCGCAAGTTGTCAGACCTCGCCCCTCCATACTTAACAACATTGTTAGATCACCGTCAACTACTTTTAGTCTTGCGCCAGTTCTGCCACGGGGAAGCTTTGGAGTCCAGAGTGAACTAGCACGTGCACGTGCACCTGCTCCTCATCTTCGGCGCAGGTTGCCTCCACAGGTGCATTCGATGGCATCTGCAAATCAGCAGCAGCTTCCAACTAAGCTGGAGAGCATGTCTGCATGGACACGGGCTACCCCTGTGACTCCAGTAAATATAAGACAATCATGCCCACAGGCAGTTCCCCCAGGGAACCCATCACTGTCAAGTTTGCACCCAAGTTTATACCCCACTTTAGCCGCACTCTTGGGGCCATCAAGTTCACAGCAAATTCAGCAGGTTCCACTACTGCCATCAAGTTCACAGCCAACACGCTTGTCGTCGCCAGTAccttcaactccaaatccagttcTGCCACTAACATCACCGCGAGGTTTGACTATGACATCTAGCGTTACCTCAGCTGCGTCGAATGTGTTGCCAAGTAGGGGTGTTGGGCCTTCCGCATCAGGCACGACGCAGTCAGATTCTGATTCAGCACGCTGGATGAATGGCTAA